A part of Cervus elaphus chromosome 11, mCerEla1.1, whole genome shotgun sequence genomic DNA contains:
- the MRPL19 gene encoding 39S ribosomal protein L19, mitochondrial: MAASIARGCQAAKGLGPSFRSARALLPVSTSVASRVLAWPGRRQITGPSEPGVFQPPPKPVIVDKRSPQRRESRFLSPEFIPPRGRTNPLKFQIERKDMLERRKILHIPEFYVGSILRVTTADPYANGKTSQFLGICIQRSGTGLGATFILRNTIEGQGVEICFELYNPRIQEIQVVKLEKRLDDSLLYLRDALPEYSTFDMNMKPVAQEPSQEVPINQLKVKMKPKPWSKRWERPKFNVKGIRFDLCLTEEQMREAQKWSQPWLEFDMMREYDTSKIEAAIWNEIEASKNS, translated from the exons ATGGCGGCCTCTATCGCAAGGGGCTGCCAGGCTGCAAAGGGTCTGGGCCCGAGCTTTCGATCCGCCAGGGCTCTACTCCCTGTGTCAACCTCTGTCGCCAGCC GGGTCCTGGCGTGGCCGGGCCGGCGGCAGATCACTGGACCTTCTGAGCCTGGCGTGTTCCAGCCACCGCCGAAACCAGTTATAGTGGACAAGCGCAGTCCTCAACGCCGGGAAAGCAG GTTCTTGAGTCCTGAATTCATTCCTCCAAGGGGAAGAACAAATCCTCTGAAATttcaaatagaaagaaaagatatgTTAGAAAGGAGAAAGATACTCCACATTCCAGAGTTCTACGTTG GTAGCATTCTTCGTGTTACTACTGCTGACCCGTATGCCAATGGAAAAACCAGCCAGTTTCTGGGGATTTGCATCCAGAGATCGGGAACAGGACTTGGAGCTACTTTTATCCTTAGGAATACCATTGAAGGACAAG gtGTTGAGATTTGCTTTGAACTTTATAATCCTCGAATCCAGGAGATCCAAGTTGTCAAATTAGAGAAACGGCTCGATGATAGTTTGCTATACTTGAGAGATGCTCTTCCTGAATACAGCACTTTTGATATGAACATGAAGCCAGTAGCACAAGAACCTAGCCAAGAAGTTCCTATTAATCAG ctaaaagtaaaaatgaagcCAAAACCCTGGTCCAAACGCTGGGAACGTCCAAAATTTAATGTTAAAGGGATCAGATTTGACCTTTGTTTAACCGAAGAGCAAATGAGAGAAGCCCAGAAGTGGAGTCAGCCATGGCTTGAATTTGATATGATGAGGGAATATGACACATCAAAGATTGAAGCTGCAATATGGAATGAAATTGAAGCATCGAAAAATTCCTGA
- the LOC122703576 gene encoding anaphase-promoting complex subunit 13-like — MNSEVQRVGRILDLTDDAWREDKLPHEDVAIPLNELPEPEQDKGGTTESVKEQEMKWTDLAFQYLHENVPPIGN, encoded by the coding sequence ATGAACAGTGAAGTACAGAGAGTTGGGAGGATCTTGGATTTGACTGATGATGCTTGGCGAGAAGACAAGCTGCCTCATGAGGATGTTGCAATACCACTGAATGAGCTTCCTGAACCTGAACAGGACAAAGGAGGCACCACGGAATCTGTTAAAGAACAAGAGATGAAGTGGACTGACTTGGCCTTCCAGTACCTCCATGAGAATGTTCCCCCCATAGGAAACTGA